In Kordia antarctica, the following proteins share a genomic window:
- a CDS encoding DUF5916 domain-containing protein — MKPFLFLCIGFLCFPLSGISQEATNTIPKRIYTTNTVKGESPKIDGILDDTSWNSVEWATDFIENRPDENTPPTEQTKFKIMYDAKFLYVAIRAIDSNPDKIVKRLSRRDGFDGDWVEINIDSYHDLRTGFSFTVTAAGVKGDEFISNNGNNWDGSWNPIWYTKTNVDSEGWTAEMKIPLSQLRFGKSAAQVWGLQVQRRFFRKEERSTWQRIPLDAPGWVSEFGELHGLKNIKPQKQVEIQPYIVTKYDTYPEEAGNPFRDGNDFKLNGGIDGKIGVTNDLTLDFTINPDFGQVEADPAAIALDGFQIFFQEQRPFFVENKNIFDYQFANGQDNVFYSRRIGRSPQGFPNTTSGEFVDQPKNSTILGAAKFSGKTKNGWSIGVLESVTGKEFAEIDNNGTRREELVEPFTNYFVGRLQKDFNERNTYVGGIFTATNRRLEDNLNFLHKSAYTGGLDFKHNWKDRTFYAEGNLVLSHVQGSKEAIAGTQQSLTHLFQRIDAGHVDVDLNRTSLTGTGGKFEAGKAGGGNWRYNAGIIWRSPELDLNDVGFLRQADEIRQYAIVRYQTTKSVGKFRRISAGFSQFTTYDFEGNYNRIQYEFSGNMQFQNNWWIDFGGAHKPRIFINTFLRGGPRWRFSEENFGYFAFGTDERKKLRTSWNVVYSQAKENNFSFFEIGADVTYQPTDAMRISINPSYNRNPNKTQYVTQADSNGTTRYILGSIDNQTLSASIRFNYTINPNLSIQYYGQPFVSIGRYKDFKYVTNSIADNLNDRFYQYQPNEITFDAASDSYLVDEDTNGNVNYSIGNPDFAFVQFRSNLVLRWEYIPGSELFLVWSQGTTGFGNVKDHLLRSLDTQILGQQPENIFLMKFTYRFVL, encoded by the coding sequence ATGAAACCTTTCCTGTTTTTATGTATAGGATTTTTGTGTTTTCCCCTTTCGGGAATTTCGCAAGAAGCAACCAACACCATTCCCAAAAGAATTTACACCACAAATACCGTTAAAGGCGAATCGCCAAAAATTGATGGAATCCTAGATGATACTAGTTGGAATTCTGTTGAATGGGCAACCGATTTTATAGAAAATAGACCTGACGAAAATACGCCGCCAACTGAGCAGACAAAGTTTAAAATTATGTACGACGCAAAGTTTCTATATGTTGCGATTCGTGCTATTGATTCAAATCCTGATAAGATTGTAAAACGCTTGTCGCGTCGTGATGGTTTTGATGGCGATTGGGTCGAAATTAATATAGATAGTTACCACGATTTACGTACAGGTTTTTCGTTTACCGTAACTGCGGCTGGCGTAAAAGGAGACGAATTTATTTCGAATAACGGTAATAATTGGGACGGAAGTTGGAACCCGATTTGGTATACAAAAACTAATGTTGATAGCGAAGGTTGGACAGCCGAAATGAAGATTCCGTTGAGTCAATTGCGTTTTGGAAAAAGTGCAGCACAAGTTTGGGGATTGCAAGTGCAACGCCGATTTTTTAGAAAAGAAGAACGTTCTACATGGCAACGAATTCCGCTTGATGCGCCAGGTTGGGTAAGCGAATTTGGAGAATTGCACGGTTTAAAAAATATAAAGCCACAGAAACAAGTAGAAATTCAACCGTATATAGTGACAAAATATGATACATATCCTGAAGAAGCTGGAAATCCGTTTCGTGATGGAAATGATTTTAAATTAAATGGCGGAATAGATGGAAAAATTGGAGTAACGAATGATTTGACATTAGATTTTACCATAAATCCAGATTTTGGACAAGTAGAAGCCGATCCGGCAGCAATTGCGTTGGATGGTTTTCAGATTTTCTTTCAAGAACAACGACCGTTTTTTGTGGAGAATAAAAACATCTTCGATTACCAATTTGCTAACGGACAAGATAATGTGTTTTATTCCAGACGAATTGGACGAAGTCCGCAAGGTTTTCCAAATACAACAAGCGGCGAATTTGTAGATCAACCAAAAAATTCAACCATTTTAGGCGCAGCAAAATTTAGCGGGAAAACTAAAAATGGTTGGTCTATTGGAGTTTTGGAAAGTGTGACAGGAAAAGAATTTGCCGAAATTGATAACAACGGAACCCGAAGAGAAGAATTGGTTGAACCATTTACAAATTACTTTGTCGGGCGTTTGCAAAAAGATTTTAATGAGCGAAATACATATGTTGGTGGAATTTTTACCGCGACAAATAGACGTTTGGAAGACAATCTTAATTTTCTCCACAAATCTGCATATACAGGCGGATTAGATTTTAAACATAATTGGAAAGATAGAACGTTTTACGCAGAAGGAAACCTCGTTTTAAGTCATGTGCAAGGAAGTAAAGAAGCGATTGCAGGCACGCAACAATCATTGACACATTTGTTTCAACGTATTGATGCTGGACATGTTGATGTTGATTTGAATAGAACTTCGCTGACAGGAACTGGCGGAAAGTTTGAAGCCGGAAAAGCTGGTGGCGGAAATTGGCGTTATAACGCAGGAATTATTTGGCGTTCGCCAGAATTGGATTTGAATGATGTTGGTTTTCTGCGGCAAGCAGATGAAATACGTCAATATGCAATTGTTCGGTATCAAACGACAAAATCGGTTGGAAAATTTAGAAGGATTTCTGCAGGGTTTTCACAATTTACAACCTATGATTTTGAAGGAAACTACAATAGAATTCAATATGAATTTAGCGGAAATATGCAGTTTCAAAATAATTGGTGGATTGATTTTGGCGGCGCGCACAAACCACGAATTTTTATCAATACATTTTTACGCGGCGGTCCACGTTGGCGTTTTTCAGAAGAAAATTTTGGATATTTTGCATTTGGAACCGACGAACGAAAAAAGTTGCGTACAAGCTGGAACGTTGTGTATTCGCAAGCAAAAGAGAATAATTTTAGCTTTTTTGAAATCGGCGCTGATGTGACATATCAACCAACTGATGCAATGCGAATTTCTATCAATCCGTCGTATAATAGAAACCCGAATAAAACACAATATGTAACTCAAGCAGATAGTAACGGAACAACGCGTTATATTTTGGGGAGTATTGATAATCAGACGTTGAGTGCGTCAATTCGGTTCAATTATACGATCAATCCAAATTTATCAATTCAGTATTACGGACAACCTTTTGTATCTATCGGAAGATATAAAGATTTTAAATATGTGACCAATTCGATTGCAGATAATTTGAACGATCGTTTTTATCAATATCAACCGAATGAAATTACGTTTGATGCAGCTTCAGATTCTTATTTGGTTGATGAAGATACAAACGGAAACGTAAATTATTCTATTGGAAATCCAGATTTTGCTTTTGTGCAATTTCGCTCGAATTTAGTGTTGCGTTGGGAATATATTCCCGGTTCCGAATTATTCTTAGTTTGGTCGCAAGGAACCACGGGTTTTGGAAATGTGAAAGATCATTTGCTGCGAAGTTTGGATACTCAAATTTTAGGACAACAGCCTGAGAATATCTTTTTGATGAAGTTTACGTATCGATTTGTGTTGTAG
- a CDS encoding nucleotidyltransferase domain-containing protein gives MSALKTILYFSLFKYPLTRTEIFQFSNNTNQKEIDSEIDLLLDKGVIFNFDGFYIDVNDSDRIERRLKGNEMARNIMPKAIKVSKRIAKFPYVKGVCLSGALSKGFYDDDGDFDFFIITKPNRLWIARTLLVLYKKVFLLNSKKYFCVNYFISTDKLEIAEQNLFTATEIATLIPLYGTATFEAFLKENTWALPYFPNKPTTKTSTIRDTEKSALSKLIQKIFNGSLGLKLDKFLQKITLKKWIKKFKHLEKEDFDIAMKSTRHVSKHHPQNYQNKVTTRLEERYNEVIKQYNLKYPEKHA, from the coding sequence GTGAGTGCCCTAAAAACCATATTATATTTTTCCCTTTTCAAGTATCCGTTAACGAGAACTGAGATTTTTCAATTCTCTAACAATACGAATCAAAAAGAAATTGATAGTGAAATTGATTTACTATTGGACAAAGGTGTGATTTTTAATTTTGATGGTTTTTATATTGATGTAAACGATTCTGATCGTATAGAACGTAGATTGAAAGGAAATGAAATGGCGCGAAACATTATGCCAAAAGCGATAAAAGTTTCCAAAAGAATAGCGAAATTTCCGTATGTAAAAGGTGTGTGTTTATCTGGCGCATTATCAAAAGGTTTTTATGATGACGATGGTGATTTTGACTTTTTTATTATCACAAAACCAAATCGTTTGTGGATTGCCAGAACATTATTAGTACTCTACAAAAAAGTATTCTTATTAAACTCAAAGAAGTATTTTTGCGTAAATTATTTTATTAGTACTGATAAGTTAGAAATTGCTGAACAAAATTTATTTACAGCAACCGAAATTGCAACACTAATTCCGCTATATGGCACAGCTACTTTTGAAGCTTTCTTAAAAGAAAATACTTGGGCATTACCTTATTTTCCTAATAAACCAACTACAAAGACAAGTACAATACGAGATACGGAAAAAAGTGCTTTATCTAAGTTGATTCAAAAAATTTTCAATGGTTCTTTAGGATTGAAATTAGACAAGTTTTTACAAAAAATAACACTAAAAAAGTGGATTAAGAAGTTCAAACATTTGGAAAAAGAAGATTTTGATATTGCTATGAAATCTACGAGACATGTTTCTAAACATCATCCACAAAATTATCAAAATAAAGTAACGACGCGTCTTGAAGAACGTTACAATGAAGTTATCAAACAATATAATTTGAAATATCCCGAAAAACATGCTTGA
- a CDS encoding response regulator yields MNVNIIIADDHQLFIDGIKSILVNEIGISIIGEANNGLVLYKLIEDGLIPDVVLTDIRMPILDGVSVTKMLYKNFPKIKVLALSMFDQSVDVIEMLEAGAKGYVTKNVEKATLIQAIHTVTKGEYYISENLPKEIQHWFKKKSVTIEGTLTRREKEILRLLAKGRTTIEMAQQLKISKFTIDTHRKNIHKKLGIKSNTGLVNYALKKLS; encoded by the coding sequence ATGAACGTAAACATCATTATAGCAGACGATCATCAATTATTCATCGACGGAATCAAATCTATTTTAGTCAACGAAATAGGAATTTCAATCATTGGAGAAGCCAATAACGGCTTGGTTTTATACAAACTTATTGAAGATGGATTAATTCCAGATGTTGTCTTAACAGATATCAGAATGCCTATTTTAGATGGCGTTTCTGTAACTAAAATGCTCTACAAAAACTTTCCGAAAATAAAAGTACTCGCCTTAAGTATGTTTGATCAAAGTGTTGATGTCATTGAAATGTTAGAAGCTGGCGCAAAAGGTTATGTGACCAAAAATGTTGAAAAAGCAACACTAATTCAAGCCATTCATACCGTAACAAAAGGTGAATATTATATCAGTGAAAATCTTCCCAAAGAAATTCAACATTGGTTCAAAAAAAAGAGCGTCACTATTGAAGGAACGCTTACTAGAAGAGAAAAAGAAATTCTAAGATTGCTCGCCAAAGGACGCACAACCATAGAAATGGCGCAACAACTCAAAATTAGCAAATTCACGATTGATACACATCGAAAAAATATTCACAAAAAACTCGGAATCAAAAGCAATACAGGTTTGGTAAACTATGCGTTGAAAAAATTATCTTAA
- a CDS encoding tetratricopeptide repeat-containing sensor histidine kinase, which translates to MRSLLVFVLLFPFVLLGQTPKIDSLKQSLHAATDRYESAKIKLQLAKLYERVDLSKAKSYAFEAFLFSTNDSLHAETNNEIGRLHFFTGNLDSATIYFENSKGLLSKLNDSNRVAIINISLGAISLRQGNYEKTIKILTESASFFEKNKDELNAAKCYSNIASAFAELENYDKAIEYSEKALQIFNDNDFVQFQLITLPNLATQYFKKGDTIKAIGYYTKAETLAKNLNDKRSLSLIYNNLGNIYLESESQRAKEYLEKAYQLKNELNLKSGIEITESNLGFIYLKNKEYQKAISYLERAKPVIKGKQLTLVYTYLKSAYEGLNDTKKALYFSEKARILNDSLLSVENQKTILEIQTKYETAKSEKEIIQLQSDNSEANHKRKQNRNLLFAALGILLISLFIIYILLKNAKKKRIITAQSLTIKEQEFNQLLKTKELEGIDAILDAQEKERMDMAADLHDNLGSKVATLKLYMESYDDKEDFTAYYDKIKKLLDTTYVEIRNISKNKNFGARIDKGLIPSTKAIAKQISETKKLHIDVINIDVKKRLENTLEIQLFRIIQELLTNIIKHANATEATIQFSEENNMLNIVVEDNGKGFNITKKVSGIGLINIEKRIEKLKGDLFIDASEGNGTTIILNIPL; encoded by the coding sequence ATGAGAAGTCTGCTTGTATTCGTATTGCTGTTTCCATTCGTACTACTCGGACAAACTCCAAAAATAGATTCCTTAAAACAATCCTTACATGCAGCAACAGATCGTTATGAAAGTGCTAAAATAAAGCTTCAATTAGCAAAATTATATGAACGTGTCGATTTATCAAAAGCAAAATCATACGCTTTTGAAGCATTTCTTTTTTCTACGAATGATTCATTACATGCGGAAACCAATAACGAAATTGGACGTTTACATTTTTTTACAGGAAATTTGGATTCTGCAACTATCTACTTTGAAAACTCAAAAGGATTATTGTCGAAATTGAACGATAGCAATCGTGTTGCAATTATCAATATTAGCTTAGGTGCGATTTCATTACGACAAGGGAATTATGAGAAAACTATAAAAATTCTCACAGAAAGTGCTTCTTTTTTTGAGAAAAATAAAGATGAATTAAATGCCGCCAAATGTTATAGCAATATTGCCAGCGCATTTGCAGAATTAGAGAATTATGACAAAGCCATTGAATACAGCGAAAAAGCACTTCAGATTTTCAATGACAATGATTTTGTGCAATTTCAATTGATTACACTCCCAAATTTAGCAACACAATACTTTAAAAAAGGCGATACTATAAAAGCGATCGGATATTACACAAAAGCAGAAACGCTCGCTAAGAACTTAAATGACAAACGTTCTTTATCATTAATTTACAACAACTTAGGAAACATTTATCTGGAAAGTGAATCGCAAAGAGCTAAGGAATATCTTGAAAAAGCATATCAATTAAAAAATGAACTCAACCTTAAATCAGGAATTGAAATTACAGAGAGTAATCTAGGATTTATTTATCTCAAGAATAAAGAATACCAAAAAGCGATTTCCTATTTAGAACGAGCAAAACCTGTCATAAAAGGAAAACAATTAACACTCGTTTATACGTATTTAAAAAGTGCTTATGAAGGGTTAAACGACACAAAAAAAGCATTGTATTTTTCTGAAAAAGCTAGAATATTGAATGATAGTTTGCTGAGTGTGGAAAATCAAAAGACAATTCTAGAGATTCAAACTAAATATGAAACAGCGAAAAGTGAGAAGGAAATTATTCAATTACAATCTGACAATTCAGAGGCAAATCATAAAAGAAAACAGAATAGAAATCTACTCTTTGCAGCTTTAGGTATTCTACTAATTTCCTTATTTATTATATATATTCTGCTTAAAAATGCAAAGAAGAAACGTATCATCACAGCACAAAGTTTAACGATTAAAGAACAAGAATTCAATCAATTATTAAAAACAAAAGAATTAGAAGGAATTGACGCCATTTTGGACGCACAAGAAAAAGAACGCATGGATATGGCTGCCGATTTGCATGATAATTTAGGAAGCAAAGTCGCGACGTTAAAACTATACATGGAAAGTTATGATGATAAAGAAGATTTTACGGCATATTATGATAAAATCAAAAAGCTTTTAGATACTACATATGTCGAAATTAGAAACATTTCTAAAAATAAAAACTTCGGTGCTCGCATAGATAAAGGATTGATTCCATCTACAAAAGCGATTGCCAAACAAATCTCGGAAACGAAAAAACTACACATTGATGTCATTAATATTGATGTAAAAAAACGTCTCGAAAACACCTTAGAAATACAACTTTTTAGAATCATACAAGAATTGCTTACCAACATTATAAAACATGCAAATGCTACAGAAGCAACGATACAGTTTTCGGAAGAAAATAACATGCTAAATATTGTTGTAGAAGATAATGGAAAAGGATTCAACATCACAAAAAAAGTTTCAGGCATTGGGTTGATTAATATTGAAAAACGCATCGAAAAGTTAAAAGGAGACTTATTTATAGATGCATCAGAAGGAAATGGAACGACTATCATTTTAAACATTCCGCTATGA
- a CDS encoding endonuclease domain-containing protein has protein sequence MRNKIIPYNPELKFYARELRKNSTLCEVIVWQKIRKRALGVQFHRQVPMLHYIVDFYCHEIFLAIEIDGSSHDNKQLYDAKRQGELEKHGVQFIRFTNDEIKQHLFSVLLALEEKVEALTNA, from the coding sequence ATGAGAAACAAAATAATCCCATACAATCCTGAATTAAAATTCTACGCACGCGAACTTCGAAAAAACAGTACACTTTGCGAAGTTATAGTATGGCAAAAAATTAGAAAAAGAGCATTAGGAGTTCAGTTTCATAGACAAGTTCCAATGCTGCATTATATTGTAGATTTTTATTGTCATGAAATCTTTTTGGCAATAGAAATTGACGGAAGCAGTCATGATAATAAGCAATTGTACGACGCAAAACGACAAGGAGAACTTGAAAAACACGGCGTACAATTCATTCGCTTTACGAATGATGAAATAAAGCAACATCTATTTAGTGTTTTGTTAGCTTTGGAGGAAAAAGTGGAAGCGTTAACCAATGCGTAA